The sequence below is a genomic window from Bacillota bacterium.
ATGACGGAGGTTGGCACAGCGGCGCCTGGTGCGGTCGCAGCCCTCGGCAGCGCTGCTCTCAAAGCCGTCCCTGTGTGTGACGTTGAGCTCGTCCACAGGTCTCATATCAGCGATGAGGAAGAGTATCGTTTCCAGCTTCCGGTCGTTATCTACGGTCACGAAACCGGTAGACATGGGCCGGGAAAGCGTTTCTCATGGGGCGGGCGTGACCTGACCTTACGGCGCGGGGTTCACCTGAGACTCGTGAACGTGGGTGCCGCACCGCTGGTACACTCATCAGGGAAACTCGGTTATCCCGTGAGCCTGGTGACGGGTCAAAGCCGATCTCCTCTCGCATCCGATCGTGAGCTTGAGGAATTCCTGCGGGCGCACAGGGAGCGTTACGGTGAAGAAGTGGAAAACGTGGGATTCTTCGCTGATGTGGTGGCTGACGCCATGTGCCTGCCTGGTGTTGCCACGCGGGAGGAGGCCTACTCAGTGCTGGAGGCCCTCCGCGTGGGGATGAGCCGAGTGCTGGAGATGGAAAGGGATGACGTCGAGGTGCTCGTAGTGGGGCGCCCCGGTCAGGACGACGTCGATGCGATACTGTATGACCCGATGCCCGGTGGCTCAGGCCTCCTCGAGCAGGCGTGCGAGCGCTGGCCCGAGGTGGTGCAGGCGGCCACAGAGGTGGTGGAGAAATGCCCGTCGGGCTGTGGGCGGTCGTGCGTAGACTGCCTCCAAACGTTCCGAAACGCGTTCTACCATGGACATCTCAACCGCCACGTCGCCTATGAGCGGTTGAGGACTTTGGGGAATTGGCTAAAGTTCCTCCATGAGATCCCGGCGCGCCTTCCGGCCGAGACGCCCAAGGGGAGAATGATGCCCGTCAACGAGGCTGAGACGCACCTCCGCCGTCTGTTGGAGCGTGCAGGTTTCCCCGAGCCTAAGTGGCAGTGTGAGATCAAGCTTGGGCGCCCGCTTGGCTCGACGGTCCCGGACTGCTTCTTCCCGGGGGAAGATGAGTATGAGTTGGGGGTGTGCGTGTATCTCGATGGCCTGAGTGAGCACATTCACGGCAACCCTGAGACATCGGCGAGGGACCGGGCGATCCGCGATGAGCTGCGTGCGCGGGGCTATGAAGTACTTGAGATACCTGCGACAGATCTCGATGACCGCGAAGCAATGGCGAGGCACTTCTACCGGCTTGCCAGAGTCTTGCTGGGCAAGGAACGGGCCCGCACGATTCGAAGCGACCAGAGCTGGTTCAAGTAGGTTCAGCTTCCGAGCTCGAGATTCTGGCGAGCTTGTTGAAACGCTGACAGACTTGGTCAGCAGAGAACGGGTAACAGCGATGACTGCCCCGCTGGAGATGTATGCGCTACTTGCTGGACTACTGATTGATGCTTCACCGCCTCCAAAGTCCCTGAGAGATTACATTCGAGCCGTTCCTCTATTGGAGCTTTTGTACGGCTATCATGAGACCGCCCGCGAGGTCACGGAGTATTGCGAGCAGATCTCACTGGAAATGGACTACGGATGCGCGAGGGCGGCGAGGTAGCCGGCGCTCGGGGGCGATAGAGACGCGTCAAGACCTGTGAAGATGCGTAGAGGTACGCAAGGTGCGTGAGGGCGCGCGTAGTCAAGCCACTGCGGCCAAGCCGCCACGGGCGAGCCTTCGGGTTTGAACGCCGGGGAGTTCACGCAGGCACGCGATAGACATCGAGGTTGTCTTGGCGTGCCTGTTCGTTTTTCTTTCTTTTTTTGGGTGGCATGCAGGAATGCTCTGCACCACTGCGGAATAGTATTTCGCGATCGAGAACGTCATTCGACGATGCCGAACGACGATGCCGAACGATGAGGGGGAAGGTTGGATCAGTGACGACTACCGAACGAGGGAAGAATGGACATATTCACTCCGTGCACAAGGCCATGGCTCTCCTCAAGCTCTTCTCCGAGCGACAGCCTGAGCTCAGCCTTGCGAAGATCTCCGAACTCCTTGGGATCCCCAAGAGCACTGCCCACGGCATTGCGAAGACTCTGGAAGAGTGCAGGGTGCTGCAGCGGGACCCAGTGAGCGACAACTACAGGCTGGGGGCGGTGGCGTTTCAGCTCGGGTACATAGCCCGGTCGAATATCGATCTATCGCGGCACGCGCTTCCGCTCATGGAAAACCTCCTCGACGAGACTCAACAGATCATATACCTTGCGATCCCATATGAGGGCCTGGTCTTATACATCGAAGCCCTCTATCCTCCCCGCCGGAAGGTGCGATATTCGGTGGCCGGGCGCACGGCCTACATGCACTGCACGGGCCTCGGCAAGGCTATGCTCTCCCAAATGAGCGTGGAAGAAGTGGACTCCGTGATCGAAAGGCATGGGCTTGTGAGACTTACGGACAACACCATCGTCGAGAGGGAGTCCCTGCTCGAGGAGCTAAGGCTCAGCCGGAGCCGCGGGTATGCCATCGACGCGCGCGAGAGCGACCCCATGATAGCGTGCGTCGCAGTTCCGTTCAGGACGATGTCTGGCCAGATCGGAGGCGCTGTGAGCGTCAGCGGGCCATACAGCGTTTTCACGGATCAGTTCATCAGTGATTGCGTCGAGAGGCTGGCCCATGTAAGCAGCGAACTGTCGAGGCGGGTCTCGAGGCTCCCCTTCTGAAGGGGTGCGGTGATCATGGCTAGGGGAGGTGGGATTTCAGACAGGTCAGGAGTCGAAGGGGATCTCAAGGACACAAGGAGCCTACTACGCTTAAGGAGGGTGGAACATGAAGATTTTGAAACTCGTGACGGCTGTCCTGATTCTGGCTGTGGTGTTCCCGATAGCTGTGGATGCGCAGAATGCCCCGAAATTCACGCTGAAGTTTGCCACCGTGGCGTCGCCTGCACAGCCCCAGACCAAGGCCATGTACAAGTTTGCGGAGGTCGTGAGTGAGCTTTCGGGAGGCAATATCAAGGTCGACGTGTTTCACTCCGGTCAGCTGGCCGACCAGAAGACCCAGGTCCTGGGCACCATGAGGGGCAGCATCGACATGTGTGATGCCTCCCCGACGTGGTTTGGCGACATCGTGCCGTATCCGGAGATCACCGTGCTTGAGGCGGCTTACGCTTACAGAGATCTCAATCATCTCTATCAGGTGGTCAACGGCCCCATCGGCAAGAAGTACTGGGAGGAGCTGCGCAAGAGGTCCGGCCTTGTGGTGCTGGATACCTGGTATCTCGGCACCAGGCAGCTCAATCTCAGGAAGTCGGTGGGCCCGGTGAAGACCCCCGCTGACATGAAGAACGTGAAGCTGCGGATGCCCGGCTCCGAGGCCTGGATGGACGTAGGCCGCGGCCTTGGCGCCAACCCAACCCCACTGGGCTTCAACGAGGTGTACCTTGCTCTGAAAACCGGCACCATAGATGGCCAGGACAATCCGCTTCCCACCGATGATGCCAACAAGTTTTACGAGGTCACCCACTATATAGTGCTGACCGATCATCAGATGACGATCATCAACCCGACCATCAACGAGAAGGTCTGGAACAAGATGCCCGCCGAGTACAAGGAATACATGCTCCGTGCTCTCGAGGTGGCACGCAACTACTGCAACCAGATGGTGCTCGAGGAGGAGGCCAAGCTCCTTTCCAAGTTCCAGAACCAGTATGGTATGGAGATCATCATTCCGGACAAGGAAGCCTTCATGGAGAACATGAAGCAGGTGTACAAGAAGAACGAGAAGATCTGGGGTCCTGGTACGTATGAAATGATCCAGAACGTCGGCAAGGAGCTCTATAAGGCCAACTAGACTGCCAGAGGTACTGATGCCGGGGCGGCGGGCTCTGCTCCCGCCGCCTCCCGATCAGGTATGCCGCCCCGGTGTACCGCGAAGCTGCTTGACCACGAAAACTTGACATCGAAAGGAGGATGGTGGTTGGCCCAAATGGAAAAGCGAGTTGAATCGGGGCTCCCACCGGCAGCCAGCCCCGCCAGGGAGCCGCTCCGTGTGCTGACGAAGCTGTGGGGCGCGGCACTGTTTCTGCTCGAGGAGCTTATCCCTGCCGTAACGCTTGCCGTGACGGTCCTTGCGATAATGGTGCAGGTCTTCTACCGTTACGTGCTCGATACCCCTCTCGAGTGGCCGTTTGAGCTGTCCATCTACGCTTTTGTGTGGACGCTCTATCTGGGGGCCGCCCGCGCCACGCGCACACGGGAGCATATCAAGCTAGATATCGTGTACAACGCCATGCCAGCAAAGGCCAGGAAGTTTCTTGACGTCTTTTTCAATGCTATCGTCGTGGTGATATTCATTGCAGCCCTGGGGCCGATCTGGGAGTATCTCCTTTTCTCATACCGGATCAAGACAGTGGCTTTGAGACTTCCGTGGACCACGGTCTTCGGGGTGTTTCCAGTATTTATGATACTGGTGATAGTCCATAGCATCGGCCACATCGTGAGAGATGCGAGGACACTCTTGGGCAGGGACGGTTCGTGATGCTGTCTGACGGGAGGCAGTGCTGCGAGGCCGGCGCTGGGTGGATGGCGGTGCCCGAGGAGGGCCACCGGGGCAGCGCCGTCAGAGTGAGACTGTCGGGACGATCATGCCAGGACTGAACGACAGGTGGTGAAGCTATGGCTCTACTGGTCTGGCTTCTACTCTTCGCCGGGATGTTTGTGATGGGCTACCCGATTGCTTTCGGGATTGCCGTAAGCTCAATGGCCTACATCCTCCTCGCGGGCGTCGACCCCGCGGTCATCGTGGACAAGATGGTCGTGAAGTTTGAAAACGAGTTTGCGCTTCTTGCTGTTCCCTTGTTCATCCTTGCGGCTCGCATCATGAACGACGGGAAGGTCACCGAGAAGATCTACTCCTTCGCCGACAGTCTGGTTGGCTCCCTAAAGGGGGGGCTCGCTCACGTAAACATCGTGGGCTCCATAATCTTCTCGGGAATGACCGGCTCCGCGGTAGCCGATGCGTCGGGCCTTGGACTGATGGAGATCGAAGCCATGACTGAGGGCGGGTACGACAGGGCCTTCAGCTGCGCGGTGACGGCGGCGTCGGCCACGATCGGCCCGATCATCCCCCCGAGCATCCCGATGGTCTTGTATTCGATGTTGTCTGGCGCATCCATAGGGTATCTTTTCATCGGCGGCATCATCCCGGGGTTGCTGCTCGGGGTGGCGATGATGATATACGTGTGGTACATCGCCCACAAGCGCAACTATCCGGCGGGAGAGCCCTTTAGCCTTAGGAAGATCGTGAGATCCTTCATCGGGGCCTTCTTCCCGCTCCTGAGCCCGGTCATCCTCCTCTGGGGGATCTATGGCGGCGCCTTCACACCAACCGAGGCGGCGGCGGTGGCGGCGGTGTACGCGCTGATTCTGGCGGTGTTTGGCTACAGGATGATGGGGCCAAAGAAACTTTACGCTGCGCTCAAGGATGTGGCGCTGGCCACCGGTACCATATCGTTCATAGTTGCGGCGGCCTTCCTGTTTAGCTATGTCGTGGCCAGAGAGCAGTTGCCCAACTTGATTACTGATCTGATTGTGAACTCCGGTGCGGTGAGCAGCCAATGGGTGCTTCTGCTTGTGCTCAACATCGTGTTCCTGATACTCGGGCTTTTCCTGGACACCACCGTGGTGC
It includes:
- a CDS encoding IclR family transcriptional regulator, translated to MTTTERGKNGHIHSVHKAMALLKLFSERQPELSLAKISELLGIPKSTAHGIAKTLEECRVLQRDPVSDNYRLGAVAFQLGYIARSNIDLSRHALPLMENLLDETQQIIYLAIPYEGLVLYIEALYPPRRKVRYSVAGRTAYMHCTGLGKAMLSQMSVEEVDSVIERHGLVRLTDNTIVERESLLEELRLSRSRGYAIDARESDPMIACVAVPFRTMSGQIGGAVSVSGPYSVFTDQFISDCVERLAHVSSELSRRVSRLPF
- a CDS encoding TRAP transporter small permease yields the protein MEKRVESGLPPAASPAREPLRVLTKLWGAALFLLEELIPAVTLAVTVLAIMVQVFYRYVLDTPLEWPFELSIYAFVWTLYLGAARATRTREHIKLDIVYNAMPAKARKFLDVFFNAIVVVIFIAALGPIWEYLLFSYRIKTVALRLPWTTVFGVFPVFMILVIVHSIGHIVRDARTLLGRDGS
- a CDS encoding sialic acid TRAP transporter substrate-binding protein SiaP — protein: MKILKLVTAVLILAVVFPIAVDAQNAPKFTLKFATVASPAQPQTKAMYKFAEVVSELSGGNIKVDVFHSGQLADQKTQVLGTMRGSIDMCDASPTWFGDIVPYPEITVLEAAYAYRDLNHLYQVVNGPIGKKYWEELRKRSGLVVLDTWYLGTRQLNLRKSVGPVKTPADMKNVKLRMPGSEAWMDVGRGLGANPTPLGFNEVYLALKTGTIDGQDNPLPTDDANKFYEVTHYIVLTDHQMTIINPTINEKVWNKMPAEYKEYMLRALEVARNYCNQMVLEEEAKLLSKFQNQYGMEIIIPDKEAFMENMKQVYKKNEKIWGPGTYEMIQNVGKELYKAN
- a CDS encoding TRAP transporter large permease, whose product is MALLVWLLLFAGMFVMGYPIAFGIAVSSMAYILLAGVDPAVIVDKMVVKFENEFALLAVPLFILAARIMNDGKVTEKIYSFADSLVGSLKGGLAHVNIVGSIIFSGMTGSAVADASGLGLMEIEAMTEGGYDRAFSCAVTAASATIGPIIPPSIPMVLYSMLSGASIGYLFIGGIIPGLLLGVAMMIYVWYIAHKRNYPAGEPFSLRKIVRSFIGAFFPLLSPVILLWGIYGGAFTPTEAAAVAAVYALILAVFGYRMMGPKKLYAALKDVALATGTISFIVAAAFLFSYVVAREQLPNLITDLIVNSGAVSSQWVLLLVLNIVFLILGLFLDTTVVLLIVVPILLPLVESLGIDLVHFGVVLVLNLMIGLSTPPYGVSLFIVSGLAKVPLSKVIREIWPFVAVLVVVLLICTFVPDTVLLLPRMLGYQG